Proteins encoded in a region of the Suricata suricatta isolate VVHF042 chromosome 10, meerkat_22Aug2017_6uvM2_HiC, whole genome shotgun sequence genome:
- the LOC115304361 gene encoding olfactory receptor 6C4-like, whose amino-acid sequence MGNQTSVMEFILLGLTNDTELQAVLFLFLLLTYFLSIMGNMTIIILTTLDYRLQTPMYFFLRNFSLLEISFTSVFVPKMLVSIGTGDRTISFAGCFTQYFFAILLGATEFYLLAAMSYDRYVAICKPLHYTTVMSRRLCIQLVLCSWFSGFLVVIGPHIMTLQLPFCASNVINHYNCDYTVLLRLACSDTHFIEVMELILAAVTLIFTLLLVILSYTYIIRTILRIPSVQQRKKAFSTCSSHMIVVSLSYGSCIFMYVNPSVKDAETFNKGVAVLNTSVAPLLNPFIYTLRNKQVKIAFKDMVSRVTVFSRK is encoded by the coding sequence ATGGGCAACCAGACATCAGTGATGGAGTTCATTCTTCTTGGACTGACAAATGACACTGAGCTTCAGgctgtgcttttcctttttctgctgctAACTTACTTCTTAAGCATCATGGGAAACATGACCATCATCATTTTGACCACGCTGGATTATCGCCTCCAGactcccatgtatttcttcctccgGAATTTTTCCCTCCTGGAAATATCTTTTACCTCTGTCTTTGTTCCCAAAATGCTAGTCAGTATTGGAACTGGAGATAGGACTATCTCCTTTGCTGGTTGTTTCACTCAGTATTTTTTTGCCATCCTTCTGGGAGCAACCGAATTTTATCTTTTAGCCGCCATGTCCTATGATCGCTATGTTGCCATTTGCAAACCCCTACATTATACAACTGTAATGAGTAGGAGACTCTGCATTCAACTTGTCCTCTGTTCCTGGTTCTCTGGTTTTTTGGTTGTCATTGGGCCACATATAATGACTCTCCAGCTGCCTTTCTGTGCATCCAACGTCATCAATCATTACAACTGTGACTATACTGTCCTGTTGCGTCTAGCTTGCTCAGACACGCATTTCATAGAAGTGATGGAGCTTATCTTGGCTGCAGTTACCCTCATCTTCACCTTGCTGCTAGTGATCCTTTCCTACACGTACATTATCAGGACGATTCTGAGAATCCCCTCTgttcaacagagaaagaaagctttttctACATGTTCCTCTCATATGATTGTGGTCTCACTTTCGTATGGAAGTTGTATCTTTATGTACGTAAATCCTTCTGTTAAGGATGCAGAAACTTTTAATAAGGGAGTGGCTGTTTTAAATACTTCAGTTGCCCCTCTATTGAACCCTTTCATCTATACTCTCAGGAATAAGCAAGTGAAAATAGCCTTCAAAGATATGGTCAGCAGGGTAACagttttttcaagaaaataa
- the LOC115304360 gene encoding olfactory receptor 10A7: MICENHTRVTEFILLGFTSNPEMQVSLFILFLVIYAVTLLGNFLIVTVTSVDPALQTPMYFFLQNLSLLEVCFTLVMVPKMLVDLVSSRKIISFVGCGAQMYFFFFFGSSECFLLSMMAYDRFVAICNPLRYSVIMNRSLCLWMAVGSWMSGVPVSMLQTAWLMALPFCGPNTIDHFFCDGPPVLKLVTQDTTRYEMQALASTLLFIMFPFSLILISYTRIITTILRMPSATGRQKAFSTCSSHLIVVSLFYGTASLTYLQPKSNQSPESKKLVSLSYTVITPMLNPIIYSLRNNEVKGAVKRTVTRKVLQKLDVF; the protein is encoded by the coding sequence ATGATTTGTGAAAATCACACCAGAGTCACTGAATTTATTCTACTCGGTTTTACAAGTAACCCTGAAATGCAAGTTTccctctttattctgttcctgGTCATCTATGCAGTCACTTTGCTGGGCAACTTCCTTATTGTCACAGTTACCAGTGTGGATCCTGCTCTTCaaacacccatgtacttctttcTCCAAAACCTGTCACTTCTTGAAGTCTGTTTTACCTTGGTCATGGTGCCGAAGATGCTGGTAGATCTAGTGTCTTCAAGGAAAATTATCTCTTTTGTAGGCTGTGGTGCCCAGatgtactttttcttcttctttggcaGCTCTGAATGTTTTCTTCTATCCATGATGGCTTATGATCGCTTTGTGGCCATCTGTAACCCTCTCCGTTACTCAGTCATAATGAATAGGTCCCTGTGCTTGTGGATGGCTGTCGGCTCTTGGATGTCTGGTGTTCCTGTCTCCATGCTACAAACAGCTTGGTTGATGGCCCTTCCTTTCTGTGGACCAAATACCATAGACCACTTTTTCTGTGATGGTCCTCCAGTGTTGAAACTAGTCACTCAGGATACAACCAGGTATGAAATGCAAGCACTGGCCTCCACACTACTCTTTATTATGTTTCCCTTTTCCCTCATTTTGATCTCCTACACCCGCATTATCACAACCATCCTGAGGATGCCTTCTGCTACTGGTCGTCAGAAGGCATTCTCCACCTGTTCATCACACCTCATTGTGGTATCCCTTTTCTATGGAACTGCCAGCTTGACCTATCTCCAGCCCAAATCCAACCAGTCCCCTGAGAGCAAGAAGCTAGTATCATTGTCCTACACTGTCATCACTCCTATGTTAAACCCCATCATCTATAGCCTAAGGAACAATGAAGTGAAGGGGGCCGTCAAGAGGACAGTCACTCGAAAAGTCTTGCAGAAGTTAGATGTGTTTTGA